TCGTCGCCGACCTTGAGCTTGCCCTTGGCGGCGAGCTGCGCCATCCGCGCCGAGGTGCCGGTGCCGCAGGGCGAACGATCGATCGCCTTCTCGCCATAGAACACCGCGTTGCGGGCATGGGCGCCATCCTGCGTCGCCTTGCCGGTCCACTGGATATGGGAGAGGCCCTGGATTTCCGGGTGCTCCGGATGGACGAACTCGTATTTGGCGTTCAGCGCCGCCCGCAGCTTCGGCGACCAGCCGACGAGCTCGCCGGCCGTATGATCGGCCATATCCAGGAAGTTCTTCTGCGGCTCGACGATCGCATAGAAATTGCCGCCATAGGCGACGTCGACCACGATCTCGCCGAGGCCCTCGACCTCGGCGGTCAGGCCTTCCGCGTAGAGGAAGCCCGGGACGTTGGTGAGACGGACCTCCTCGACGAAGCGACCCTCCTGGCGATAGCTGATGTCGACCTTGCCAGCCGGCGCGTCGATCGAGAGCCTGCCCGGCTCGCGCGGCGTGATCAGCCCGTTCTCGATGCCCATGGTGATCGTGCCGATCGTGCCATGGCCGCACATCGGCAGACAGCCGGAGGTCTCGATGAACAGCACGCCGACATCGCAATCGGGCCGTGTCGGCGGATAGAGGATCGAGCCCGACATCATGTCGTGCCCGCGCGGCTCGAACATCAGGCCGGTGCGGATCCAGTCGAACTCGCGCAGGAAATGGGCGCGCTTCTCCAGCATGGTCGCGCCCTCGAGGCGCGGGCCGCCGCCCGAGACCAGCCGGACCGGATTGCCGCAAGTATGACCGTCAATGCAGGAGAAGGTATGGCTGGCCATGGTTCAGAACTTTCCTGAGATGCGCAAAGCCTGCTTGAAGTCGTGTCGGCTTTTTGAATACAGCAAGTATGCAGATTTGCAACGAGCGGGAAGCGCGCCATGAGCGAGATGACGATCCTCAGCATGGAGGCGCTGACGCGCCGGATCGAGGCGGTCTTCCGCAAGGGTGGATTGTCGCCGCTTCATGCCGCGGCGCTGGCCCGCGTGATCGCAGCCGGCGAACGCGACGGCTGCAAGTCGCATGGCGTCTTCCGGGTCGAGGGTTGCCTGCGCACCATCAAGGCGGGCAAGGTCTCGCCCGACGCTGAGCCTATCCTGCATGACGACGGCTCGGCCGTGCTGCGCGTCGCGGCAGGCGGCGCCTTCTCCTGCGCCGGCTTCGAACTTGGCGCACCGGTGCTGGCCGAGCGTGCCAGGAAGCTCGGCCTCGCCGCTTTGGTGATTAACGACTGCACCCATTTTTCGGCACTCTGGCCGGAGGTCGAGGCGCTCGCGGGGATGGGCGTCGCCGCGCTGGCGATGTGCCCGAGCTACGCCACCGTCGCCCCTTCTGGCGGAACGACCGCCCTGCTCGGCACCAACCCGCTCGCCTTCGGCTGGCCGCGCAAGGACGGCCATCCTTACGTCTTCGACTTCGCCACCAGCGTCGCCGCCCGCGGCGAGATCGAATTGCATCGCCGCGCCGGGAAGCCCCTGCCGGAGGGCTGGGCGCTCGACTCCCAGGGTGAGCCGACCACCGATCCGACCGCGGCGCTCGCCGGGGCGATGCTGCCCTTCGGCGGGCACAAGGGCTCGGCGATCTCGACCATGATCGAATTGCTCGCCGGTGTGATGATCGGCGACCTGACCAGCCAGGGCGCGCTCGATTTCCTGGGAACCACGACGCTGGCGCCGCAGCATGGCGAGCTGATCCTGGCGTTCTCGCCGGAGCGCTTCGCCGCCGGACGTCCCGGCGATCCGTTCGCGCGCGCCGAGACATTGTTCGAGGCGATCGCCGGACAGGGCGCGCGCCTGCCCTCGCAGCGCCGTTTCAAGGCCCGCGAGGGCTCGCTGGCGGATGGCATCGCCCTGACCTCCGCCGAGGTCGAGCAACTGGACCGGCTGGAGGCGCTAGGCCTCGACGCGGTCGCTTGAGAAAGACTGCGACGAGCGCACGCGCAAACCCCTCCCCCTTGTGGGGAGGGGCAGGGGTGGGGGGCGGAAAGTCAGAGCTCTCCTTGATCGATAGAACCAGCCTGTTCCTATAATCTGCCTCGCACCCGGTCGTTCGCCCCCATCCCCATACCCTTCCCCACAAGGGGGAAGGGAGGAGCTGAGGCGATCAACCTCTCGCGAAACAACCCTCAGGCAGCGCGCTTCTGCATCGCGCCGGCCTGCTTCGACCATTGCGCATACCAGGCGTCGAACAGCTTCAGCTGCGCCTCGACATAGCCACGCTGGCCCTGGCCGAGCGCGTCAGTCGGGTTGAAGTGCAGGGCATATTCTGCATCCCCCTTCAGCACCATCATGTGCTTGAAATAGAGGACGAGGTCCGGCCCCTCGTCGAAGGAAGAGAGCACGGCGAGCGCCGCCTCGAGCTCGAGCGCGAGCCGGCGCGCCTCGACATCGCCCGTCGCCGCCGCCCGGCTCAGGCTGACGAGGTGCAGCACTTCCCTGGGCAGCACGCAGCCGATGCCGGTGATCGCGCCGGTCGCGCCGCAGTTGACGAAGCCGTGGAAGACGCAGGTGTCGACGCCGATCATCAGCGAGACGTCGTCGTCGCGGCTGGTGATGGTCTCGGCCGCATAGCGCATGTCGGCGGCACCACCGAACTCCTTGAAGCCGATCAGGTTCGGATGCTCGGCCCGCAGCGCGAAGAACAGGTCGGCGCGGGTAGCGAAGCCATAATAGGGGCTGTTGTAGATCACCGCCGGTAGGTCAGGCGCGGCGGCGAGGATCGCCTTGAAATGGTGGCGCTGCGCCTCGACCACCGAGCCGCGCGAGAGCACGCGCGGGATCACCATCAGCCCCTTGGCGCCGACCTTCTGGGCATGGGCGGCGTGGGCGACGGCGGAGGCGGTGTTGACCGCGCCGGTACCGACGATCACAGGCACGCCGGCCTTAACCAGGGCCTCGACGCCTTCCATCCGCTGCGCATCGGTCAGCAGCGGCCAATCGCCCATCGAGCCGCAATAGACCACGGCCGACATGCCGGCGGCGATCAGCTCCTTGCCCTTGCGCACCAGCGCCTCGAAATCGGGGCTGCGGTCATCCTTGCAGGGGGTCATCAGCGCCGGCATGCAGCCGGAAAAGATCTGGGCCTTCATCACGCGCTCCTCGGGCTGGCGGTTCCATGGGCGGCCTGTCTCGCCGCCTTGATCGACAGCCATAATACTCTTTGTATTTTATTTGTCGACAAGAAATTTTGACACGCAAGAGCCCGTCATTCCTGGGCAGGCCGAAGGCCTGAGCCCGGAACTCAGAACCGATGCCATGGCAGAGGGAGCCTGGCCTTTGCCGCGGTTTCTGGACCGCCGGCATCGGCTCTGGATTCCGGGCCCTTCGCTACGCGAAGTCCCGGAATGACGGACGGTTCGGTGCTACAGCGCTACCGTCTGGCGGCGGTCGCGCGCGATCAACTGCTGGATCTGCTGGACGATCTGGTCGGCATGGGCCTTGGCCAGCCGGTCGGCGCCCTCGACGTCGCGGGCCGCGATCGCCGCGATCATCTCCTCATGCTCCGCCACATAGCGCTGCGGCAAACGGTCGTCGAAGGAGGAGTAGTAGAGCCGCAGGATGCGCCGGCCTTCGTCGAGCAGGCGGCAAAACAGTCCGGTGTAGTAGGGATTGCGCCCGGCTTTCGCGATCGCGGCATGGAAATCGCGGTTGGTGGCGATCATGGCGAGCGCGTCCTGCGCCGCGACAGCCCCAGCGAAGGCGGCCTGCCGGGCACGGATGGCGTCGAGATCGGCCGGCACATGGAACTGCGCCGCCAGCCTTGTGGTGACGCGATACATCAGTGTGATCGCGTCGAAGAAGGTGTGCAGGTTGAGGAAGTCGATGTTCGACACCACCGTCGAGCGGTTGGGCAGCGTCGTCACCAGCCCTTCGCTCGCCAGGCGCACCAGTGCCTCGCGGATCGGCGTGCGCGACATCGACAGCCGCTCGGCGAGCTGGATCTCGTCGATCGGGCTGCCGGGCGGCAGCACGAGGTCGATGATGTCGTCGCGCAGGATGTCGTAGACGAGCTTGACGCCCTCGCCCCGCTTGCGCTCGGCCGGAGCCGCCGTGGTCCTGTCGGTCATGTCGCCATCCATTGTCGACATGACAAATACAGATTGCACCTAACGGCGCAACAGCGCCGGCTGGCCGAGCCGGCGTCGCTGGGCGCGTTCAGCCGCCGATCTGCCGGATCGCGATCTTGTTGAAGCGCGGCTTGGCTTCGCCCTGCTGCTCGATCGCGACCTCGCCATTGCGGACATGGAAGCGGATCAGCGTCGCCCCCGCTCCGCGCCAGTCGGCGGTCTCACCGTCGTCCTCGTAGAGCTCGCCCGAGGCGCCCTCGACCACGCCGCAGACCAGCACCTCGCGCTCATTGCTGATGCCCTTGGCATCACCGAGCGGGATCAGCGCGCCGGCCCGCACGAACAGCGGCAGCCGGCCGAGCGGCGCCGCAACCGTCACGGTGACACCGCCGGGATAGTGCTTGCCATCATGCCAGTCATACCAGCCGCCCTCATGCT
This sequence is a window from Bosea vestrisii. Protein-coding genes within it:
- a CDS encoding 4-hydroxyproline epimerase; its protein translation is MASHTFSCIDGHTCGNPVRLVSGGGPRLEGATMLEKRAHFLREFDWIRTGLMFEPRGHDMMSGSILYPPTRPDCDVGVLFIETSGCLPMCGHGTIGTITMGIENGLITPREPGRLSIDAPAGKVDISYRQEGRFVEEVRLTNVPGFLYAEGLTAEVEGLGEIVVDVAYGGNFYAIVEPQKNFLDMADHTAGELVGWSPKLRAALNAKYEFVHPEHPEIQGLSHIQWTGKATQDGAHARNAVFYGEKAIDRSPCGTGTSARMAQLAAKGKLKVGDEFVHESIIGSLFKGRVEAATTVANRQAIIPSIAGWARMTGYNTIFIDDRDPFAHGFVVK
- a CDS encoding Ldh family oxidoreductase; this encodes MSEMTILSMEALTRRIEAVFRKGGLSPLHAAALARVIAAGERDGCKSHGVFRVEGCLRTIKAGKVSPDAEPILHDDGSAVLRVAAGGAFSCAGFELGAPVLAERARKLGLAALVINDCTHFSALWPEVEALAGMGVAALAMCPSYATVAPSGGTTALLGTNPLAFGWPRKDGHPYVFDFATSVAARGEIELHRRAGKPLPEGWALDSQGEPTTDPTAALAGAMLPFGGHKGSAISTMIELLAGVMIGDLTSQGALDFLGTTTLAPQHGELILAFSPERFAAGRPGDPFARAETLFEAIAGQGARLPSQRRFKAREGSLADGIALTSAEVEQLDRLEALGLDAVA
- a CDS encoding dihydrodipicolinate synthase family protein, which translates into the protein MKAQIFSGCMPALMTPCKDDRSPDFEALVRKGKELIAAGMSAVVYCGSMGDWPLLTDAQRMEGVEALVKAGVPVIVGTGAVNTASAVAHAAHAQKVGAKGLMVIPRVLSRGSVVEAQRHHFKAILAAAPDLPAVIYNSPYYGFATRADLFFALRAEHPNLIGFKEFGGAADMRYAAETITSRDDDVSLMIGVDTCVFHGFVNCGATGAITGIGCVLPREVLHLVSLSRAAATGDVEARRLALELEAALAVLSSFDEGPDLVLYFKHMMVLKGDAEYALHFNPTDALGQGQRGYVEAQLKLFDAWYAQWSKQAGAMQKRAA
- a CDS encoding GntR family transcriptional regulator; the encoded protein is MTDRTTAAPAERKRGEGVKLVYDILRDDIIDLVLPPGSPIDEIQLAERLSMSRTPIREALVRLASEGLVTTLPNRSTVVSNIDFLNLHTFFDAITLMYRVTTRLAAQFHVPADLDAIRARQAAFAGAVAAQDALAMIATNRDFHAAIAKAGRNPYYTGLFCRLLDEGRRILRLYYSSFDDRLPQRYVAEHEEMIAAIAARDVEGADRLAKAHADQIVQQIQQLIARDRRQTVAL